Proteins encoded within one genomic window of Glycine soja cultivar W05 chromosome 1, ASM419377v2, whole genome shotgun sequence:
- the LOC114419092 gene encoding probable protein phosphatase 2C 47 — protein MSGVGGGCPCPRGNSECSMEDLNGDTVGNLNQNAAKPPRDHSVMRHCSSSSWSAEPESNINIVGLKSSTEEKPDFLVVLRSGCCSDKGPKQYMEDEFICADILSECVDLREDLPSPAAFYGVFDGHGGVDAASFTRKNILKFIVEDAHFPCGIKKAVKCAFVKVDLAFRDASALDSSSGTTALIALMLGSSMLIANAGDSRAVLGKRGRAIELSKDHKPNCTSERLRIEKLGGVIYDGYLNGQLSVARALGDWHIKGSKGSKSPLSSEPELEEIVLTEEDEFLIIGCDGLWDVMSSQCAVTMVRTELMQHNDPTTCAKVLVSEALQRNTCDNLTVVVVCFSKDPPPKIEIPRSYRRRSISAEGLDLLKGVLNGR, from the exons ATGAGTGGTGTTGGTGGTGGGTGCCCCTGCCCCAGGGGCAATAGTGAGTGTTCCATGGAAGATCTGAATGGTGATACGGTGGGGAATTTGAATCAGAATGCTGCAAAACCTCCAAGGGACCATTCGGTTATGCGCCATTGCAGCAGCTCTTCTTGGTCTGCTGAACCG GaatcaaatattaatattgttggACTTAAATCAAGCACAGAAGAAAAACCAGACTTTTTAGTTGTATTGCGATCTGGATGTTGTTCTGACAAAGGACCAAAGCAATACATGGAGGATGAGTTCATATGTGCTGATATTCTTAGTGAATGTGTCGATCTAAGGGAAGACCTCCCTTCTCCTGCAGCATTTTATGGG GTATTTGATGGCCATGGTGGTGTTGATGCAGCATCATTTACCAGAAAGAACATTCTCAAGTTTATTGTTGAAGATGCTCATTTCCCGTGTGGAATTAAGAAAGCAGTTAAGTGTGCATTTGTGAAGGTTGATCTTGCGTTTAGAGATGCTAGTGCTCTTGATAGTTCTTCAGGCACCACCGCTCTAATAGCCCTTATGTTGGGAAG TTCCATGCTTATTGCCAATGCAGGAGATTCACGTGCTGTATTGGGCAAACGGGGCAGAGCCATTGAACTTTCCAAAGACCATAAACCAAATTGCACATCTGAAAGACTAAGAATTGAGAAACTGGGTGGTGTCATCTATGATGGATACCTCAATGGCCAACTATCGGTGGCGCGTGCTCTTGGAGATTGGCACATCAAAGGTTCTAAAGGTTCCAAGAGTCCCTTAAGTTCTGAACCTGAACTGGAGGAGATTGTGCtgacagaagaagatgagtttttGATAATCGGTTGTGATGGATTGTGGGATGTGATGAGTAGCCAATGTGCTGTTACAATGGTGAGGACGGAGCTCATGCAGCACAATGATCCCACCACATGTGCAAAAGTACTTGTTTCTGAGGCCCTCCAACGCAACACGTGTGACAACCTGACAGTTGTGGTGGTGTGTTTCTCCAAAGATCCACCTCCTAAAATTGAAATTCCTAGATCATATAGGAGGAGGAGTATTTCTGCTGAGGGCCTTGATCTTCTCAAGGGAGTTTTGAATGGTAGATGA
- the LOC114419076 gene encoding serine/threonine-protein kinase/endoribonuclease IRE1a-like isoform X1 has product MKCRVSIFLLSLILLFFFFFFFFFSLSASQSQQLSLPSLPAPSLKPATALVAALDGTMYLVDSVSGRVFWSFSTGSPIYHHSYRAPINDPEDNNVTGLIECGDDWELIVHDARFGKTRLSESIANYVALTPTETKEGASIFGSKKDTMFEVDAKTGALVRTHYDLDNASNVVLSGDDRLQRVTTTKNNELVDPAQLDSPEFLLKITRSDYVLKSLGKAGIVLWTMNVAEFKARLICQHNENPSGRDSFDAEDGYVVDRGLDFAMPYACWDMKLNEVYRQRKNFLLHPADPGRLSGIYQENIMLPFHTSELMLPSQPDMDGFILGQGGNMMLPLPISNSLPSLQQKLDFCESNDNVAMLPWPLMEISTQEEVDPKKVIEWSTTLPLILFTIFLGFFVFYHYLVVTNKDQNRELNSRSLPPKKKKARKSVKNNITIDNRQDKPMSSAEEDKLARKETNTDTYTQMQVDGRRIGKLFVSNKEIAKGSNGTIVFEGTYEGRVVAVKRLVKAHHDVAHKEIQNLIASDRHPNIVRWYGVECDHDFVYLALERCTCNLDDLIHMYSDISENPTICEDQYSNFFKNARIDTRNDMRYLWKANGFPSPLLLKLMRDVVSGLVHLHELGIIHRDLKPQNVLILKEKSLCAKLSDMGISKRLLEDMSSLGHTVTGCGSSGWQAPEQLVQGRQTRAVDLFSLGCILFFCMTGGRHPFGERLERDFNIVKNQKDLFLVEFIPEADDLISCLLNPNPDLRLTAIEVLHHPLFWSSEMRLSFLRDVSDRVELEDREIDSDLLKALESIAPLALGAKWDEKLDPDFITNIGRYRRYKYDSVRHLLRVMRNKLNHYRELPQEIQELIGPVPEGFNDYFASRFPRLLIEVYKVIYKSCKDDECFQRYFRYIN; this is encoded by the exons ATGAAGTGTCGTGTTTCAATCTTTCTGTTATCCCTaatccttctcttcttcttcttcttcttcttcttcttcagcttaTCCGCCTCACAATCCCAACAACTCTCTCTTCCCTCTCTACCAGCACCCTCGCTTAAACCGGCCACGGCACTTGTTGCTGCCCTCGATGGCACTATGTATTTGGTGGACAGTGTTTCTGGGAGGGTTTTTTGGTCTTTTTCAACTGGATCTCCCATCTACCACCACTCCTATCGTGCTCCCATCAATGACCCTGAGGACAACAACGTTACCGGTCTCATCGAATGCGGAGATGACTGGGAATTGATCGTCCACGATGCTCGCTTTGGTAAAACG AGACTCTCCGAATCAATTGCAAATTATGTTGCTTTAACCCCTACCGAAACAAAGGAGGGAGCATCGATATTTGGATCCAAAAAAGACACTATGTTTGAAGTGGATGCTAAAACTGGAGCGCTTGTTCGAACGCACTATGATCTTGATAATGCTTCTAATGTGGTGTTGAGTGGTGATGATCGGCTGCAGCGTGTTACAACTACAAAGAATAATGAGCTTGTTGATCCTGCACAGCTGGACTCACCTGAGTTTTTGCTCAAGATAACTAGGTCTGATTATGTTTTGAAATCTCTTGGTAAAGCAGGAATAGTTTTGTGGACTATGAACGTGGCAGAATTTAAGGCTAGATTAATTTGCCAACATAATGAAAATCCTTCTGGAAGGGATTCGTTTGATGCAGAGGATGGGTATGTTGTAGACCGTGGCTTAGATTTTGCTATGCCGTATGCATGTTGGGACATGAAACTGAATGAAGTCTACCGCCAACGCAAGAATTTTCTGTTACATCCTGCTGACCCTGGAAGATTGTCTGGTATTTATCAAGAGAATATTATGCTCCCATTCCATACTTCAGAGCTGATGCTTCCATCACAACCTGATATGGATGGATTTATCCTTGGTCAGGGCGGTAATATGATGCTACCTTTGCCCATATCAAATTCTTTGCCCTCTTTGCAACAAAAACTCGATTTCTGTGAGAGCAATGATAATGTAGCCATGCTCCCTTGGCCTCTTATGGAGATCAGTACACAAGAGGAAGTTGATCCAAAAAAGGTGATTGAATGGTCAACAACACTACCCCTTATATTATTTACCATCTTTCTtggcttttttgttttctaccaCTATTTGGTGGTTACAAATAAAGACCAAAACAGGGAGTTAAATTCAAGAAGTTTACCTCCTAAGAAGAAGAAAGCACGCAAGTCAGTAAAGAACAATATCACCATTGACAACAGACAGGATAAACCTATGTCATCAGCTGAGGAGGATAAACTAGCACGTAAGGAGACAAACACTGATACATATACACAAATGCAAGTTGATGGACGCAGAATTGGTAAACTGTTTGTGTCAAACAAAGAAATTGCTAAGGGAAGCAATGGTACCATTGTTTTTGAGGGGACATATGAAGGCCGAGTTGTTGCTGTCAAACGTCTTGTCAAAGCCCATCATGATGTAGCCCATAAAgaaatccaaaatctcattGCATCTGATAGACATCCAAACATTGTTCGATGGTATGGGGTGGAATGTgatcatgattttgtttatcttgCTCTAGAACGTTGTACATGCAACTTGGATGATTTAATTCATATGTACTCTGATATATCAGAGAACCCGACAATTTGCGAGGATcaatattctaatttttttaaaaatgctcgAATCGATACGAGGAATGATATGCGATATCTTTGGAAAGCAAATGGATTTCCATCACCTCTGTTACTGAAACTGATGAG GGATGTAGTTTCTGGACTTGTTCATTTGCATGAACTAGGAATAATACATCGAGATTTGAAACCCCAAAATGTTttgatattaaaagaaaaatcattatgTGCAAAGCTTTCTGATATGGGAATTAGTAAACGCCTTCTTGAGGATATGTCTTCTTTGGGTCACACTGTTACTG GCTGTGGAAGTTCAGGGTGGCAAGCACCGGAGCAACTTGTTCAAGGACGTCAAACACGAGCTGTGGATTTATTTAGTTTAGGTTGCATTCTCTTTTTCTGCATGACTGGAGGAAGACATCCATTTGGAGAACGTCTTGAGCGGGATTTCAATATTGTGAAAAATCAAAAGGATCTTTTCTTAGTGGAGTTTATTCCTGAAGCCGACGATCTTATTTCTTGTTTGTTAAACCCTAACCCTGATCTCAG ACTAACAGCGATTGAAGTATTGCATCATCCTCTTTTTTGGAGCTCTGAGATGAGACTTTCATTTCTTCGTGATGTAAGTGACAGAGTGGAACTTGAAGACAGAGAAATTGATTCTGATCTTTTGAAGGCTCTAGAAAGCATTGCTCCACTGGCTTTAGGTGCAAAATGggatgagaagctagatcctgaTTTCATAACTAACATTGGTCGTTACCGGAGATATAAATATGACAGTGTTCGACACTTGCTGAGGGTCATGAGAAATAAGCTAAATCACTACAGGGAATTGCCTCAAGAAATTCAG GAACTGATAGGACCTGTTCCGGAAGGATTCAATGACTACTTTGCAAGTCGATTTCCAAGACTCTTAATTGAAGTGTACAAAGTTATATACAAAAGTTGCAAGGACGATGAATGTTTTCAGAGATATTTTAGATACATTAACTAG
- the LOC114419076 gene encoding serine/threonine-protein kinase/endoribonuclease IRE1a-like isoform X2 — translation MLALRLSESIANYVALTPTETKEGASIFGSKKDTMFEVDAKTGALVRTHYDLDNASNVVLSGDDRLQRVTTTKNNELVDPAQLDSPEFLLKITRSDYVLKSLGKAGIVLWTMNVAEFKARLICQHNENPSGRDSFDAEDGYVVDRGLDFAMPYACWDMKLNEVYRQRKNFLLHPADPGRLSGIYQENIMLPFHTSELMLPSQPDMDGFILGQGGNMMLPLPISNSLPSLQQKLDFCESNDNVAMLPWPLMEISTQEEVDPKKVIEWSTTLPLILFTIFLGFFVFYHYLVVTNKDQNRELNSRSLPPKKKKARKSVKNNITIDNRQDKPMSSAEEDKLARKETNTDTYTQMQVDGRRIGKLFVSNKEIAKGSNGTIVFEGTYEGRVVAVKRLVKAHHDVAHKEIQNLIASDRHPNIVRWYGVECDHDFVYLALERCTCNLDDLIHMYSDISENPTICEDQYSNFFKNARIDTRNDMRYLWKANGFPSPLLLKLMRDVVSGLVHLHELGIIHRDLKPQNVLILKEKSLCAKLSDMGISKRLLEDMSSLGHTVTGCGSSGWQAPEQLVQGRQTRAVDLFSLGCILFFCMTGGRHPFGERLERDFNIVKNQKDLFLVEFIPEADDLISCLLNPNPDLRLTAIEVLHHPLFWSSEMRLSFLRDVSDRVELEDREIDSDLLKALESIAPLALGAKWDEKLDPDFITNIGRYRRYKYDSVRHLLRVMRNKLNHYRELPQEIQELIGPVPEGFNDYFASRFPRLLIEVYKVIYKSCKDDECFQRYFRYIN, via the exons ATGCTCGCTTTG AGACTCTCCGAATCAATTGCAAATTATGTTGCTTTAACCCCTACCGAAACAAAGGAGGGAGCATCGATATTTGGATCCAAAAAAGACACTATGTTTGAAGTGGATGCTAAAACTGGAGCGCTTGTTCGAACGCACTATGATCTTGATAATGCTTCTAATGTGGTGTTGAGTGGTGATGATCGGCTGCAGCGTGTTACAACTACAAAGAATAATGAGCTTGTTGATCCTGCACAGCTGGACTCACCTGAGTTTTTGCTCAAGATAACTAGGTCTGATTATGTTTTGAAATCTCTTGGTAAAGCAGGAATAGTTTTGTGGACTATGAACGTGGCAGAATTTAAGGCTAGATTAATTTGCCAACATAATGAAAATCCTTCTGGAAGGGATTCGTTTGATGCAGAGGATGGGTATGTTGTAGACCGTGGCTTAGATTTTGCTATGCCGTATGCATGTTGGGACATGAAACTGAATGAAGTCTACCGCCAACGCAAGAATTTTCTGTTACATCCTGCTGACCCTGGAAGATTGTCTGGTATTTATCAAGAGAATATTATGCTCCCATTCCATACTTCAGAGCTGATGCTTCCATCACAACCTGATATGGATGGATTTATCCTTGGTCAGGGCGGTAATATGATGCTACCTTTGCCCATATCAAATTCTTTGCCCTCTTTGCAACAAAAACTCGATTTCTGTGAGAGCAATGATAATGTAGCCATGCTCCCTTGGCCTCTTATGGAGATCAGTACACAAGAGGAAGTTGATCCAAAAAAGGTGATTGAATGGTCAACAACACTACCCCTTATATTATTTACCATCTTTCTtggcttttttgttttctaccaCTATTTGGTGGTTACAAATAAAGACCAAAACAGGGAGTTAAATTCAAGAAGTTTACCTCCTAAGAAGAAGAAAGCACGCAAGTCAGTAAAGAACAATATCACCATTGACAACAGACAGGATAAACCTATGTCATCAGCTGAGGAGGATAAACTAGCACGTAAGGAGACAAACACTGATACATATACACAAATGCAAGTTGATGGACGCAGAATTGGTAAACTGTTTGTGTCAAACAAAGAAATTGCTAAGGGAAGCAATGGTACCATTGTTTTTGAGGGGACATATGAAGGCCGAGTTGTTGCTGTCAAACGTCTTGTCAAAGCCCATCATGATGTAGCCCATAAAgaaatccaaaatctcattGCATCTGATAGACATCCAAACATTGTTCGATGGTATGGGGTGGAATGTgatcatgattttgtttatcttgCTCTAGAACGTTGTACATGCAACTTGGATGATTTAATTCATATGTACTCTGATATATCAGAGAACCCGACAATTTGCGAGGATcaatattctaatttttttaaaaatgctcgAATCGATACGAGGAATGATATGCGATATCTTTGGAAAGCAAATGGATTTCCATCACCTCTGTTACTGAAACTGATGAG GGATGTAGTTTCTGGACTTGTTCATTTGCATGAACTAGGAATAATACATCGAGATTTGAAACCCCAAAATGTTttgatattaaaagaaaaatcattatgTGCAAAGCTTTCTGATATGGGAATTAGTAAACGCCTTCTTGAGGATATGTCTTCTTTGGGTCACACTGTTACTG GCTGTGGAAGTTCAGGGTGGCAAGCACCGGAGCAACTTGTTCAAGGACGTCAAACACGAGCTGTGGATTTATTTAGTTTAGGTTGCATTCTCTTTTTCTGCATGACTGGAGGAAGACATCCATTTGGAGAACGTCTTGAGCGGGATTTCAATATTGTGAAAAATCAAAAGGATCTTTTCTTAGTGGAGTTTATTCCTGAAGCCGACGATCTTATTTCTTGTTTGTTAAACCCTAACCCTGATCTCAG ACTAACAGCGATTGAAGTATTGCATCATCCTCTTTTTTGGAGCTCTGAGATGAGACTTTCATTTCTTCGTGATGTAAGTGACAGAGTGGAACTTGAAGACAGAGAAATTGATTCTGATCTTTTGAAGGCTCTAGAAAGCATTGCTCCACTGGCTTTAGGTGCAAAATGggatgagaagctagatcctgaTTTCATAACTAACATTGGTCGTTACCGGAGATATAAATATGACAGTGTTCGACACTTGCTGAGGGTCATGAGAAATAAGCTAAATCACTACAGGGAATTGCCTCAAGAAATTCAG GAACTGATAGGACCTGTTCCGGAAGGATTCAATGACTACTTTGCAAGTCGATTTCCAAGACTCTTAATTGAAGTGTACAAAGTTATATACAAAAGTTGCAAGGACGATGAATGTTTTCAGAGATATTTTAGATACATTAACTAG
- the LOC114419061 gene encoding glutamate receptor 3.6-like: MIKAWLLVLMVLSNGFFSNGDGMHNSTIPDFVNIGALFSFNTSVGRSIKIAIEAAVEDVNSDPTILGKTKLNLSLQEDLKYRGFLSISEVLQVMARRTVAIIGPHSSVTAHVITHIANELQVPLLSFSALDPTLSSLQFPFFIRTCHSDLYQMTAIADLVNYHDWKDVIAVYLDDDNGRNGIGALGDKLAERRCRISYKAPLSPDASMEEITNVLVQVALAESRVIVVHANTQFGPKLFSVAKNLGMMGTGYVWIATAFLSALLDINSPLSPDSLDDIQGVLTPRMYIPDSQLKRRFASRWKNLTSGNTANAHLGLSFLPLYAYDTVFVLAHALDAFFKQGNQITFSTDSKLSSLHGDNLNLEALKIFNEGNLLRSNIYEVNMTGVSGPFKYTSDRNLVNPAYEIINVVGTGTRRIGYWSNYSGLSVVPPETLYSEPANLSRENQKLFPPIWPGNTGERPRGWVFPNNGRLLKIGVPKGVSYKEFVSQIKGTDMFEGFCIDVFLAAVNLLSYAVPYKFVAYGDGKSNPSMTELVRMITTGEFDGAVGDIAITTERTRMVDFTQPYIESGLVVVAPVRKSESNALAFLAPFTPNMWCVTAIFFILVGAVVWILEHRVNDEFRGPPKKQVVTVLWFSFSTMFFSHRENTVSTLGRFVLIIWLFVVLIINSSYTASLTSILTVQQLYSPIKGIESLVIGKEPIGYTQGSFARNYLVQELNIDESRLVPLTTPEEAAKALRKGPENGGVAAYIDERAYTDIFLSSRCDLTVIGQEFTRNGWGFAFPRDSPLAVDLSTAILQMIDSGDLQRIHDKWLLSSACLSQGAKFEVERLQLKSFWGLYMICGLACLLALFIYLIQIWRQYHKHYVSEELHSTDGQNIGSKSSHLKTFLSFVDEKEETFKSRSKRRKMERISYRNSEGSLSISSNQGYASRRSECASEV; encoded by the exons ATGATTAAAGCTTGGCTCTTGGTTTTAATGGTTCTCTCCAATGGGTTCTTTTCAAATGGGGATGGCATGCATAATTCCACAATACCAGATTTTGTAAATATTGGGGCTCTCTTCTCTTTCAATACTAGTGTTGGTAGAAGTATAAAAATTGCTATAGAAGCTGCGGTTGAAGATGTAAATTCTGACCCTACTATTCTTGGTAAAACCAAGCTGAACCTCTCACTGCAAGAAGATTTGAAGTATAGAGGTTTCCTGAGCATTTCTGAGG TTTTGCAGGTCATGGCAAGACGCACTGTGGCAATAATAGGCCCCCATAGTTCTGTAACAGCTCATGTCATAACTCATATTGCAAATGAGCTCCAAGTTCCTCTGCTGTCATTTTCAGCTTTGGACCCTACCCTTTCTTCACTTCAATTCCCATTCTTCATTAGAACTTGTCACAGTGATCTTTATCAAATGACTGCAATAGCAGACCTTGTTAACTACCATGATTGGAAAGATGTTATTGCTGTCTACCTTGATGATGATAATGGGAGAAATGGAATAGGCGCATTAGGCGATAAGCTTGCTGAGAGGCGTTGCAGGATATCATATAAAGCACCTTTGAGCCCTGATGCATCTATGGAAGAGATTACTAATGTGCTTGTTCAGGTAGCTCTGGCAGAATCACGGGTAATAGTTGTTCATGCAAATACTCAATTTGGCCCCAAGTTGTTTAGTGTTGCAAAGAATCTTGGGATGATGGGAACTGGGTATGTCTGGATAGCCACTGCTTTCCTCTCTGCTCTCCTTGATATCAACAGTCCCCTCTCTCCAGATTCATTGGATGACATTCAAGGAGTTCTTACACCGCGTATGTACATACCGGATTCACAGCTCAAAAGGAGGTTTGCTTCTAGGTGGAAAAACTTGACTAGTGGAAATACTGCTAATGCCCACCTTGGATTGAGCTTTTTACCTCTCTATGCTTACGACACTGTGTTTGTGCTTGCTCATGCACTTGATGCATTTTTCAAGCAAGGTAACCAAATTACATTCTCAACTGATTCAAAGCTATCTAGCTTACATGGAGacaacttgaatcttgaagccTTGAAAATCTTCAATGAAGGAAATTTGTTACGCAGTAACATCTATGAGGTTAACATGACTGGTGTATCAGGTCCATTCAAGTATACATCTGATAGAAACCTTGTTAATCCTGCATATGAAATCATTAATGTCGTTGGAACTGGAACTCGGAGGATTGGTTATTGGTCTAATTATTCTGGACTATCAGTTGTTCCTCCAGAAACTCTTTATTCCGAACCCGCCAATCTTTCCAGGGAAAATCAAAAGTTGTTCCCTCCAATTTGGCCTGGAAACACTGGTGAGAGACCTCGTGGTTGGGTTTTTCCAAACAATGGAAGGCTCTTAAAGATTGGTGTACCAAAAGGTGTTAGTTACAAAGAATTTGTCTCACAAATAAAAGGTACTGATATGTTTGAGGGATTCTGCATTGATGTATTTCTTGCTGCAGTGAACCTGTTGTCTTATGCTGTCCCCTATAAGTTTGTCGCATACGGGGATGGTAAGAGCAATCCTAGTATGACTGAGCTTGTCCGTATGATCACAACGGGT GAATTTGATGGTGCAGTAGGTGACATTGCAATTACTACAGAAAGAACAAGGATGGTGGATTTTACTCAGCCATATATTGAGTCTGGTCTGGTGGTAGTAGCACCAGTTAGGAAGTCCGAATCCAATGCTTTGGCCTTTTTGGCCCCTTTTACCCCAAACATGTGGTGTGTCACAGCTATCTTTTTCATATTAGTGGGAGCTGTTGTTTGGATTTTGGAGCATAGGGTGAATGATGAATTTAGGGGACCACCCAAAAAACAAGTAGTTACTGTTTTATG GTTTAGTTTTTCAACAATGTTCTTTTCCCACA GGGAAAATACAGTGAGCACACTTGGCCGCTTTGTGTTGATTATATGGTTATTTGtagttcttataattaactCGAGTTACACGGCAAGTCTAACCTCAATCCTCACAGTGCAACAACTTTATTCGCCCATTAAAGGCATTGAAAGTTTAGTAATTGGCAAAGAGCCTATTGGGTACACACAGGGTTCTTTTGCTAGAAATTATTTAGTTCAGGAATTGAATATTGATGAGTCCAGGCTTGTTCCTCTAACAACACCAGAAGAAGCTGCTAAAGCACTGAGAAAGGGTCCAGAAAATGGGGGTGTAGCTGCTTACATTGATGAGCGTGCCTACACTGACATCTTCCTCTCCAGCCGTTGTGATTTAACTGTTATAGGTCAAGAGTTCACCAGAAATGGTTGGGGATTT GCCTTTCCACGGGACTCGCCATTAGCAGTTGACCTGTCAACTGCCATATTGCAAATGATAGATAGTGGAGATTTGCAAAGGATCCATGACAAATGGCTTTTGAGTAGCGCTTGCTTATCACAAGGTGCAAAGTTTGAAGTGGAAAGACTCCAACTTAAAAGCTTTTGGGGCCTCTATATGATCTGTGGGCTTGCCTGCTTGCTTGCACTCTTCATATATCTTATACAGATTTGGAGGCAATACCATAAGCACTACGTCTCAGAGGAACTTCATTCTACTGACGGCCAAAACATAGGATCAAAATCTTCACATCTCAAGACTTTCCTTTCATTTGTAGATGAAAAAGAAGAGACCTTTAAGAGCCGGTCCAAGAGAAGGAAAATGGAGAGGATCTCATACAGAAACAGTGAAGGAAGCTTATCCATCAGCTCCAACCAGGGATATGCTTCACGCAGAAGTGAATGTGCTAGCGAAGTATGA